One genomic region from Microcella humidisoli encodes:
- a CDS encoding MerR family transcriptional regulator, with the protein MRMSELSSTTGVAVPTLKFYLREQLLHAGERTSPNQAQYDDSHVARVRLVRALLEVGGLSVARAREVVGAVDAGSLPLSSVFGVAQRAVTVPAPLADDAPAPTEGDRLVAELCAARGWTVYPNNPGLALAARVLDTYAALGQQRLHAVLEPYAEAADLVAGADLAAVAAAPDETEMTNVVVVGTVLGDALLAGLRRIAQEAESFRRFPLPEGVPAPGSATTTDEDC; encoded by the coding sequence ATGAGGATGTCCGAACTGAGCTCGACGACCGGCGTCGCGGTGCCCACGCTCAAGTTCTACCTGCGCGAGCAGCTGCTGCACGCGGGGGAGCGCACGAGCCCCAACCAGGCCCAGTACGACGACAGCCACGTCGCGCGAGTGCGCCTCGTGCGGGCGCTGCTCGAGGTGGGCGGGCTCAGCGTGGCCCGAGCACGCGAGGTCGTCGGCGCGGTCGACGCCGGCTCCCTGCCGCTCAGCTCGGTGTTCGGCGTCGCCCAGCGCGCCGTCACCGTGCCGGCGCCGCTCGCCGACGACGCACCCGCGCCCACCGAGGGCGACCGACTCGTCGCCGAACTGTGCGCGGCCCGCGGGTGGACCGTCTACCCCAACAACCCCGGCCTCGCCCTCGCCGCCCGCGTGCTCGACACCTACGCCGCGCTCGGCCAGCAGCGCCTCCACGCCGTGCTCGAGCCCTATGCCGAAGCGGCCGACCTCGTCGCCGGCGCCGACCTCGCGGCGGTCGCCGCCGCACCCGATGAGACCGAGATGACCAACGTGGTCGTCGTCGGCACCGTGCTCGGCGACGCCCTCCTCGCGGGCCTGCGCCGCATCGCCCAAGAAGCGGAGTCCTTCCGCCGCTTCCCCCTGCCCGAGGGCGTTCCGGCCCCGGGCTCCGCCACCACGACCGACGAGGACTGCTGA
- a CDS encoding metal-sensitive transcriptional regulator, which produces MIDDIKKRALHRSRILQGQLRGIEKMIENDEYCVDIITQSLAVQKSLRSLNKLLVENHLRTHVSDMFEAGGDEREKAMAELLAVYELQQNRGS; this is translated from the coding sequence ATGATCGACGACATCAAGAAACGGGCGCTGCACCGCTCGCGCATCCTGCAGGGCCAGCTGCGCGGTATCGAGAAGATGATCGAGAACGACGAGTACTGCGTCGACATCATCACGCAGTCGCTCGCCGTGCAGAAGAGCCTGCGCAGCCTCAACAAGCTGCTCGTCGAGAACCATCTCCGCACCCACGTGAGCGACATGTTCGAGGCCGGCGGAGACGAGCGAGAGAAGGCGATGGCCGAGCTGCTCGCCGTCTACGAGCTGCAGCAGAACCGCGGCAGCTGA
- a CDS encoding MBL fold metallo-hydrolase, with translation MIITKREHACLVVEHSGSTLVIDPGSFTAPFAVENLAAIVVTHEHGDHVTREHLDRLLAAAPGPVELFAPAGVAAAHPDYHWQIVDGGDVRAAGPFALAFSGGHHATIHRSIPIVDNVGVFVNETLYYPGDSFTVPPGTVEVLAVPASAPWLKIGEVMDYLDTVRPRRAFPTHERVNSDAGNAMANARITTVVEAHGGRVTVLQPGEALEID, from the coding sequence ATGATCATCACGAAGCGCGAGCACGCCTGCCTCGTCGTCGAGCACTCGGGGTCGACGCTCGTCATCGATCCGGGCAGCTTCACCGCGCCGTTCGCCGTCGAGAACCTCGCCGCGATCGTCGTCACCCACGAGCACGGCGACCACGTGACCCGCGAGCACCTCGACCGGCTGCTCGCCGCCGCGCCCGGCCCGGTCGAGCTGTTCGCCCCCGCCGGGGTCGCCGCCGCGCATCCCGATTACCACTGGCAGATCGTCGATGGCGGCGACGTCCGCGCCGCCGGCCCCTTCGCCCTCGCGTTCTCGGGCGGGCACCACGCGACCATCCACCGCTCGATCCCGATCGTCGACAACGTCGGCGTCTTCGTCAACGAGACCCTCTACTACCCGGGCGATTCGTTCACGGTGCCGCCCGGAACCGTGGAGGTGCTCGCCGTGCCGGCGAGCGCCCCGTGGCTCAAGATCGGCGAGGTCATGGACTACCTCGACACCGTGCGGCCGCGCCGGGCCTTCCCGACCCATGAGCGGGTCAACTCCGACGCCGGCAACGCCATGGCGAACGCTCGCATCACCACGGTCGTCGAGGCGCACGGCGGCCGGGTGACCGTGCTGCAGCCCGGCGAGGCGCTCGAGATCGACTAG